A window of the Desulforapulum autotrophicum HRM2 genome harbors these coding sequences:
- the nadN gene encoding NAD nucleotidase, which translates to MKYNKLKNAAQPIIFLLLTLTLLAAPGCNTGGDKSKLALKILHVNDVHSHLDPSEIDLTLGGVKTTCEIGGMARVASKINELAETNKNHLVLHAGDAVQGTLYYTLFNGQADADIMNAMGFDAMAIGNHEFDNGDQWLANFIAMVDAPLVSTNIEVISGNVLDGLYSPYVITQVDGEPIGIIGLTIAGKTRDSSRPSNEVTFNEEVAATQAAVDELKEQGIRKILLLSHCGYKNMKALAPLVTDIDIIVDGDSHTLLGDFTVYGLDSLGDYPTRVRNRDGETVCVVQAWEYGKVLGELDVYFNGDELESCSGTPHLILGKSFVRKDSQGAPYVLETGELTSVLSVIDADSKLDTVAEDEYVADIISTYSTQVDALGKTVIGRADEALPHSRVPGHDYSGRILPLGSHIAPVVARAFYQLDGNADICIQNAGGVRISIMQGEITYDTAYTLLPFSNTLYEIKMYGSEIKAVLEDAIDNIAQGGSTGSFPYSYPLKYDVDANQPFGSRVSNLEVKDRHTDTYSSLQNDTLYVVVTNNYTAKGRDGYTTFATVQAQRGEGTDTYLDYALSFVNYVKGLAAKGEDLVPIPAGDHCIKSYIATVDETDNL; encoded by the coding sequence ATGAAATATAACAAATTAAAAAATGCTGCACAGCCCATCATCTTTTTATTGCTCACCCTTACATTGCTGGCTGCGCCAGGGTGCAATACCGGCGGTGACAAGTCAAAGCTGGCCCTTAAAATCCTCCACGTCAACGATGTCCACTCACACCTGGACCCGTCTGAAATTGACCTGACCCTTGGTGGTGTGAAAACCACATGTGAAATCGGCGGCATGGCAAGGGTGGCATCCAAAATAAATGAACTTGCCGAAACGAACAAAAATCACCTGGTGCTGCATGCCGGTGATGCGGTACAGGGAACCCTTTACTATACCTTGTTCAATGGTCAGGCGGATGCCGATATTATGAATGCCATGGGGTTCGATGCCATGGCCATCGGCAATCACGAATTCGACAACGGTGATCAATGGCTGGCAAATTTCATCGCCATGGTTGATGCACCCCTGGTCAGCACCAATATTGAGGTGATCTCGGGAAATGTTCTGGATGGGCTCTATTCTCCCTATGTCATCACCCAGGTGGACGGCGAACCCATCGGTATCATCGGGTTGACCATTGCCGGAAAAACCAGGGATTCATCCAGGCCCAGTAATGAGGTCACCTTTAACGAGGAGGTTGCCGCCACCCAGGCAGCCGTGGATGAGCTCAAGGAGCAAGGCATCCGGAAGATCCTCCTGCTCAGCCATTGCGGGTACAAAAATATGAAGGCCCTGGCCCCCCTGGTCACAGATATCGACATTATCGTTGACGGTGATTCCCACACATTGCTGGGAGATTTCACGGTCTATGGCCTGGACAGTCTGGGGGACTATCCGACCAGGGTTCGAAACCGGGACGGGGAAACAGTCTGTGTGGTCCAGGCCTGGGAATACGGCAAAGTGCTCGGTGAACTCGACGTATACTTCAACGGTGATGAACTGGAAAGCTGCTCTGGAACGCCCCACCTGATCCTGGGCAAATCCTTTGTTCGTAAAGACAGTCAGGGAGCACCCTACGTCCTGGAAACCGGTGAACTGACTTCGGTTCTGTCCGTCATTGACGCAGATAGCAAACTCGATACCGTTGCCGAGGATGAATACGTGGCAGATATTATCTCCACATACTCCACCCAGGTGGATGCCCTGGGTAAAACCGTCATTGGCAGGGCAGATGAAGCCCTGCCCCACAGCAGGGTGCCGGGCCATGATTACAGCGGCAGAATCCTGCCCCTGGGCAGCCACATCGCACCGGTTGTCGCCAGGGCGTTCTACCAACTGGACGGTAACGCTGATATCTGCATCCAGAACGCCGGAGGTGTTCGAATCAGTATCATGCAGGGGGAGATCACCTATGACACCGCCTATACCTTGCTGCCCTTCTCCAATACCTTGTATGAAATTAAAATGTATGGCTCTGAAATCAAGGCAGTACTGGAAGATGCCATAGATAATATCGCCCAGGGCGGTTCCACTGGTTCCTTCCCCTACAGCTATCCCCTTAAATATGATGTGGATGCCAACCAGCCATTTGGAAGCCGCGTATCCAATCTTGAGGTCAAGGACCGGCACACAGACACCTATTCCAGCCTGCAGAACGATACCCTGTACGTGGTGGTTACCAATAATTACACTGCAAAAGGCCGTGACGGTTATACCACCTTTGCCACGGTACAGGCGCAACGGGGTGAGGGAACAGACACCTACCTCGACTATGCCCTCTCCTTTGTTAATTATGTAAAGGGACTTGCAGCAAAGGGAGAGGACCTGGTACCGATTCCCGCCGGGGACCACTGCATTAAAAGCTACATCGCCACCGTGGACGAAACCGATAATTTGTAA
- a CDS encoding P-II family nitrogen regulator, whose translation MKIMIRSIIRPEKTHDVMAALMEAGFPAVTRMSVAGRGKQRGIKIGEITYDEIPKEMLITVVDEKAKEFVLNIIMKTAKTSEKGAFGDGKIFVSPVEEIYTISSGIMESSKEEVPA comes from the coding sequence ATGAAAATAATGATCAGATCAATTATCAGACCGGAGAAAACCCATGATGTCATGGCTGCACTGATGGAAGCAGGATTCCCCGCCGTAACCCGAATGAGCGTTGCAGGGCGAGGAAAACAGCGGGGCATCAAAATCGGTGAAATCACCTATGATGAGATACCCAAGGAGATGCTCATCACAGTGGTGGATGAAAAGGCTAAAGAGTTTGTCCTTAATATCATCATGAAAACAGCCAAAACCAGTGAAAAAGGCGCCTTTGGAGACGGCAAGATTTTTGTCAGCCCCGTGGAGGAGATTTACACCATCAGTTCCGGGATCATGGAATCTTCCAAAGAAGAGGTGCCCGCATGA
- a CDS encoding putative zinc-binding metallopeptidase: MSICVWSPGLKPHGNSTPIANILDAWMDFSVIFDSLNRSMGLDDAYPFVLTQSVRTKLSFIHHAIHNRLSPLPALVKE, encoded by the coding sequence TTGTCAATATGTGTCTGGTCACCGGGGCTAAAACCCCATGGCAACTCAACACCCATTGCCAATATTTTAGATGCCTGGATGGATTTCTCCGTGATCTTCGATTCATTAAATCGCAGCATGGGTTTGGATGACGCCTATCCATTTGTGTTAACACAATCAGTACGCACAAAGTTATCGTTTATTCATCATGCCATTCATAATAGATTAAGTCCGTTGCCTGCATTGGTGAAAGAATGA
- the nifH gene encoding nitrogenase iron protein, producing the protein MRKIAIYGKGGIGKSTTTQNTVAGLVEAGHKIMVVGCDPKADSTRLLLNGLAQKTVLDTLREEGEDVVLEDVLKLGYGGTMCTESGGPEPGVGCAGRGIITSINLLEQLGAYENEELDYVFYDVLGDVVCGGFAMPMREGKAQEIYIVVSGEMMAMYAANNICKGIVKFAESGGIRLGGLICNSRAVDFEKDMIEALAEKLGTQMIHFIPRENVVQRAEINRKTVIEYEPEHSQADEYRMLAKKINENEKYVIPTPIEIEELEELLVTYGIAS; encoded by the coding sequence ATGAGAAAAATAGCCATTTACGGAAAAGGCGGAATCGGCAAATCAACAACAACCCAGAATACTGTGGCAGGACTTGTGGAGGCAGGGCATAAAATCATGGTGGTGGGTTGTGACCCAAAGGCTGATTCCACAAGACTTCTGCTCAACGGCCTTGCCCAGAAAACCGTTTTGGACACCCTCAGGGAAGAGGGAGAAGATGTCGTTCTGGAAGATGTCCTGAAATTGGGGTACGGCGGAACCATGTGTACGGAATCCGGCGGACCCGAGCCTGGCGTGGGGTGTGCCGGAAGGGGAATCATTACCTCCATCAACCTTTTGGAGCAGCTGGGGGCCTATGAAAATGAAGAGCTGGACTATGTGTTTTATGATGTCCTGGGGGACGTGGTCTGCGGTGGTTTTGCCATGCCCATGCGTGAAGGCAAGGCCCAGGAGATCTATATTGTGGTCTCCGGCGAAATGATGGCCATGTATGCGGCCAACAATATCTGTAAGGGAATCGTGAAATTTGCAGAATCAGGGGGGATCCGCCTGGGTGGACTGATCTGTAATTCAAGGGCTGTGGATTTTGAGAAGGATATGATAGAGGCACTTGCCGAAAAACTCGGTACCCAGATGATTCACTTTATCCCCAGGGAAAATGTTGTACAGCGGGCTGAAATTAACAGGAAAACCGTAATTGAATATGAGCCTGAACATTCCCAGGCAGATGAATACCGCATGCTTGCAAAAAAAATTAATGAAAACGAGAAGTATGTCATTCCAACACCCATTGAAATTGAAGAGCTGGAAGAACTTCTGGTCACCTACGGCATTGCATCCTGA
- a CDS encoding chromate transporter, translating to MNFIGAWSLPGGLTPLTAGILGALITTYMTFLPCFFFIFAGAPFIEAMGGNKRLQAALTGVTAAVVGVVLNLAVWFGYKVILPNGQGFDFFALISAAISLLLLQKYHFPLQYMVPLGAVAGIVWQLFIL from the coding sequence GTGAATTTTATCGGGGCATGGAGTCTGCCAGGGGGGCTTACGCCTTTGACCGCTGGTATTCTGGGTGCCCTGATAACGACCTATATGACTTTTCTACCCTGTTTTTTCTTTATCTTTGCAGGTGCCCCGTTTATCGAAGCCATGGGGGGAAATAAGCGTCTCCAGGCAGCCTTGACCGGAGTAACCGCAGCGGTTGTCGGCGTGGTGCTCAACCTTGCGGTCTGGTTTGGCTACAAGGTGATTTTACCCAATGGCCAGGGGTTTGATTTCTTTGCCCTGATATCTGCTGCCATCTCGTTGTTACTGCTGCAGAAGTATCACTTTCCCCTTCAGTATATGGTACCATTGGGCGCAGTTGCAGGGATAGTCTGGCAACTGTTTATTTTATAG
- a CDS encoding chromate transporter, whose protein sequence is MKASEIPFKDALKFWTKLRFISFGGPAGQIAIMHPEVVVRQNWVSENQFLRALNFCMLLPGAEAQQLATYIGWRMHSTLGGIPAGTLFVIPSIFVMLFLSYLAVAHIDIPAVAAAFYGIQPVVVAVVIEAVLRIGKKALKHALLYGFAESTPGPLIMVISM, encoded by the coding sequence ATGAAGGCTTCAGAGATTCCGTTCAAGGACGCATTGAAATTCTGGACCAAGCTGCGGTTCATCAGCTTTGGGGGTCCGGCAGGCCAGATTGCCATCATGCACCCGGAAGTGGTGGTACGCCAAAACTGGGTCAGCGAGAACCAGTTTTTACGGGCCCTCAATTTCTGCATGCTGTTGCCCGGGGCCGAGGCCCAGCAACTGGCAACCTATATCGGCTGGCGGATGCACAGCACCCTTGGCGGCATTCCCGCTGGCACCCTGTTTGTCATCCCCTCCATATTTGTCATGCTTTTTCTCAGTTACCTTGCCGTAGCCCACATTGATATCCCGGCAGTGGCCGCAGCGTTTTATGGCATCCAGCCGGTGGTGGTAGCGGTTGTCATCGAGGCAGTATTGCGCATCGGGAAAAAGGCGCTCAAGCATGCATTGCTTTATGGGTTTGCAGAATCAACCCCGGGACCGCTGATCATGGTCATCAGTATGTGA
- a CDS encoding DMT family transporter, giving the protein MTIQSAAKNSDRGSSNPSILNYSTRELTGILMIFGSAICFYLATFVIRIAKTETIITPEEFLFGRLLLGFAIVVTIMGVKKKKPLPKNWHFLFGRVVANLFAVLCFYTAVEKTGASTANVLNMTYPIFIAIISWFMIRDQRDPMAIIISVVSFAGVWMILSGNGFTIDIQNLWGLMSGIWASVAIIYLNLLRRDHDSDTILFFVFGAGTFFTYTLFHGKITMPDGNQFYYLFICSILGVAGQYLLTIGNKYVTALESGIISSTRILMAAVLGIFLPYDLPLSPLGWVGAFLIFGANIYLTIRKVKKPQGLCARVKNRD; this is encoded by the coding sequence ATGACAATACAATCAGCCGCAAAAAATAGCGACCGCGGTTCATCAAACCCATCGATATTAAACTATTCCACCCGTGAACTAACGGGCATCCTGATGATATTCGGGTCCGCCATCTGCTTCTACCTGGCCACCTTTGTGATCAGGATAGCTAAAACAGAAACGATCATCACCCCTGAAGAATTCCTCTTCGGAAGACTACTGCTGGGCTTTGCAATCGTTGTGACCATCATGGGGGTGAAGAAAAAAAAACCGCTCCCCAAAAACTGGCACTTTCTTTTCGGGAGGGTCGTGGCTAACCTGTTTGCGGTACTCTGCTTTTACACTGCCGTCGAAAAAACCGGTGCTTCAACAGCCAATGTCCTGAACATGACCTACCCCATTTTCATCGCCATTATCTCATGGTTTATGATCAGGGACCAGCGGGATCCCATGGCTATTATCATCTCAGTCGTCTCATTTGCCGGGGTCTGGATGATCCTGTCCGGCAACGGTTTCACCATTGACATACAGAACCTGTGGGGATTGATGTCCGGGATTTGGGCATCTGTGGCCATTATCTACCTTAATCTGCTCAGGCGGGACCACGATTCCGACACCATCCTTTTTTTCGTATTCGGAGCAGGCACATTCTTTACCTACACCCTCTTCCATGGAAAAATCACCATGCCCGATGGAAACCAATTTTATTACCTCTTTATCTGTTCCATATTGGGGGTGGCCGGACAATACCTCCTCACCATCGGGAACAAATACGTGACCGCATTGGAAAGCGGCATTATCTCGTCCACAAGAATTTTGATGGCTGCGGTTCTGGGAATTTTTCTCCCCTATGATCTGCCCCTCTCACCATTGGGATGGGTGGGGGCTTTTCTGATCTTTGGCGCCAACATTTACCTGACCATCCGAAAGGTAAAAAAGCCCCAGGGATTATGTGCAAGGGTCAAGAATAGAGATTAG
- a CDS encoding P-II family nitrogen regulator translates to MKEIMAVIRMNKINKTKLALIDAGISSMTAMDALGRGKGLVDMTLLKGAEQGYEEAIAQLGESGRLIPKRAISIVVPNKLVSKTVKTIIGVNQTGKSGDGVVWVMPVLESLSVRTGESGDKVLDEI, encoded by the coding sequence ATGAAAGAGATAATGGCCGTCATCCGCATGAACAAAATCAACAAGACCAAACTGGCCCTGATTGACGCGGGAATATCCTCCATGACAGCCATGGATGCCTTGGGCCGGGGAAAGGGGCTTGTGGACATGACACTCTTAAAGGGTGCTGAACAGGGATATGAAGAAGCCATTGCCCAGCTGGGTGAGTCCGGTCGTCTGATCCCCAAAAGAGCCATTTCCATCGTTGTTCCGAACAAGCTGGTCTCTAAAACGGTGAAGACCATTATTGGAGTCAACCAGACAGGCAAATCAGGGGACGGGGTGGTATGGGTGATGCCGGTTCTTGAGTCCCTGAGCGTTAGAACCGGCGAGAGTGGTGACAAAGTGCTGGATGAAATTTAA
- a CDS encoding DMT family transporter → MELPGRQGKFIIIGMVSALLFGGATPAGKALLGGVEPQALAGLLYLGAALGVLPVVMGERAFQWPWHAGRNTFLLLAGAILLGGILGPFLLLLGLKIASSGSVSLWLNLELVATVLLGHFVFQENLSRRAWVAAGGTLIAAMLLAGNDAGGFFPGLLVFLGCICWGFDNHFTALIDGISPAQTTLWKGSVAGVFNLVLGGAVAGGIGSPGVVIMALLVGVVSYGCSITLYVMAAQGLGAVRSQMVFSVAPFFGLLLSVTVLGETFTHVQAVAALLIVVSLFVLFSEQHVHNHRHIAMSHQHSHSHDGLHHNHGHEGFDPKESHVHWHDHAPEEHTHKHWPDLHHRHDHKKEP, encoded by the coding sequence ATGGAATTACCCGGTCGGCAGGGAAAATTCATAATAATCGGGATGGTTTCAGCCCTGCTTTTTGGCGGGGCCACACCTGCCGGCAAGGCTTTGCTGGGGGGTGTTGAGCCCCAGGCCCTTGCAGGATTGCTATACCTTGGCGCTGCCCTGGGGGTGCTGCCCGTGGTCATGGGGGAACGGGCTTTCCAGTGGCCCTGGCACGCCGGTCGGAACACGTTTTTGCTCCTCGCAGGCGCCATTTTACTGGGAGGGATTCTTGGGCCGTTCCTGCTTTTGCTGGGATTGAAAATCGCCAGCTCAGGGTCTGTCTCCCTCTGGCTCAATCTGGAGCTTGTGGCCACAGTTCTTCTTGGACATTTTGTGTTCCAGGAGAATCTTTCCCGGCGGGCATGGGTTGCGGCAGGGGGAACATTGATTGCTGCAATGCTGCTGGCGGGGAACGATGCCGGTGGTTTTTTCCCCGGTCTATTGGTCTTTCTGGGATGCATCTGCTGGGGGTTTGACAATCATTTTACTGCGCTTATCGACGGGATATCTCCGGCCCAGACCACCCTGTGGAAGGGAAGTGTTGCCGGTGTGTTCAACCTGGTTCTTGGGGGGGCTGTTGCCGGTGGCATCGGTAGCCCGGGCGTTGTTATTATGGCTTTACTGGTCGGGGTGGTCTCCTATGGGTGCAGTATCACACTCTATGTCATGGCTGCCCAGGGATTGGGAGCCGTTCGCAGCCAGATGGTCTTTTCGGTTGCGCCGTTTTTTGGTTTGCTGCTGTCAGTGACTGTTCTCGGTGAGACGTTCACCCATGTCCAGGCCGTTGCTGCACTCCTGATTGTGGTTTCTCTCTTTGTCCTTTTCAGTGAGCAGCATGTGCATAACCATCGCCACATTGCCATGTCCCATCAGCATAGCCACAGCCACGATGGGCTCCACCACAACCATGGGCATGAAGGCTTCGATCCGAAAGAGAGCCATGTGCACTGGCACGATCATGCCCCGGAAGAACATACCCACAAACACTGGCCGGATCTGCACCATCGCCATGATCATAAAAAAGAACCGTGA
- a CDS encoding MarR family winged helix-turn-helix transcriptional regulator: MHLNKLVSNEQTITDEIGFILKRELIYESVRKFNSLGHECNLQLSDKLGMSKLQLNQLHYLKIIDRTIDITFGKFADILNVTKPSVTEIVNKLIKLDCVEKMQCPRDKRIFYIRLTEKGRNIAQLQYLSEQRVVDIILSNFNEEEVVTFIKLINKL, encoded by the coding sequence ATGCATTTAAATAAATTAGTAAGTAATGAACAAACTATTACAGATGAGATTGGGTTTATTTTGAAAAGAGAATTAATCTACGAATCCGTTAGAAAGTTCAACAGCCTGGGACATGAGTGTAATTTACAACTCTCAGATAAACTTGGAATGTCCAAGCTTCAATTAAATCAACTGCACTATTTGAAGATAATTGACAGAACAATTGATATAACCTTTGGAAAATTTGCTGATATTTTAAACGTAACAAAACCATCTGTTACTGAGATTGTTAATAAACTGATTAAATTGGATTGTGTTGAAAAAATGCAATGCCCTAGGGATAAACGTATTTTTTATATCAGGCTCACTGAAAAAGGTCGTAATATCGCACAGTTACAATACTTGTCTGAGCAACGAGTGGTTGATATCATTTTAAGTAACTTTAACGAGGAAGAGGTTGTCACCTTTATTAAATTAATAAACAAATTATGA